In Dryocola sp. LX212, the genomic stretch TCAGCTTGATATTGGCTTTTTGATTGCCAAACAGCGAAGTCATATCCAGCTTTGCATCGCCCGTCAGGGTCACTTTATTAGGCTCTTCGCGGCCAATTTGTGAGGCAAGATCGGAGAGAATAATATGCGCATCGGCCACGCCCGGCAGGCCAATGTCCTTCGAGAAGTTGTTGTGCTTAGCCAGCGCCTGGTTAATCTCTTGTTCGCTAACGGTGTACTGCGTAAGTTGGTTACAGCCAACCAGCAGTCCGGTCAGTATTAACAGTCCGGTAAAAATAATCTTCTTCATGACGTTCCTCAACATCCTGCTTTGGCCCCGAATCGTGACATAAAGCAGCATGATGCACCAGCGCAGGCCGTGCTACAGGAAAAGGATGAAATGCCGGCACGGGGCCGGCAGAAGATTAAATCGCGATGGAAGAGAGCAGGTTGATCTGCGTTTGCTTGGCCATGTTATCGCGGTAATCCCTTACCCGGCTTGGGTATTCAATGCCTGCCACCAGGGAGAGGCTACGCAGTAACGGGAAGAGGTGAATATCATCTTCCGAAAGTTCGCCGTTAACGGCGTTGGGCTGGACGATAAGCTTGTCGAGCTTGCGCAAATCGTCGCTAATTTTTTTAATCAGGCCCGGCGAGTGGCTGAGGTGTTCCTCGAAAGAACCAATCATCGCCTCTTTCTTTTTCACGAAGTAAGCGCGGGCTTCGGGTGTGGCGAACTCATCGAACGGTGCTTTTGCTACGCGCGGGATGATCAGGTTCTGGGTGTAAGCCTGCACGTTGCGCAGCCATTCGCCGATGGCGGCGTTGGTCGCTCCCGTCAGCAGCGGCTTGCCGTCCAGCCTGTCGATATAGTGAACGATGTCCATGCTTTCAGGCAGATAGCGGCTGTCATCTTTTTGCAGAATTGGCGCCATTTTCTTGCCAATCATCTTCGTTGGCGTCGCCTCGTCGTCGTTAAGCAGCACGTTCAGCTCAACGGGGACATTCTTCAGGCCAAAAATCATGCGCGCTTTAACGCAGAACGGGCAGTGATCGTAAATATATAATTTCACGTTCTCCTCCATTGATAAGCGGATAAAATCCGTTAACAAATGAGTATGGAAGAGAACGTGGGCTACCGCAAATTAGCTGCCCGGTTCCAGCATGGAAGGTGCAACGGGCTTCATGCTGAACTGCCACCACAGGGCAAGCAGGGTGATAAAGCCGACGATGCCCAGCATCATCCACGGCAGTTCCGGTTGATTCATCACTTTGCCCGCGTCAAATAGCCAGCCGCCTCCCGCATAGCCAACCGCGCCTCCCAGAGCCAGACCCAGACGGCTGAAGCCCATATAGCTGCCGCGCGCTCTGGAGTCGGCCAGCGAGGCCCCGAGCGTTTCGCGTGCTGGCTCTGCGATGATGGTACCGACGTAGAAAACGCAGATCAGCGTGAAGAGCTGCTGCAGCGTGCTGGTGAAGCCGATGGGTATCATAGCTAGCGTCATCAGCAGCAGCCCGGCCATTAAGCGCTGTTCAAGCCGGAAACGCTTTTCGCTCCAGCGGGCAACGGGGTAGAGCAGCGTCAGAGATAGCGCCGCCT encodes the following:
- a CDS encoding lipoprotein — translated: MKKIIFTGLLILTGLLVGCNQLTQYTVSEQEINQALAKHNNFSKDIGLPGVADAHIILSDLASQIGREEPNKVTLTGDAKLDMTSLFGNQKANIKLKLKALPVFNKEKGAIYLQEMEVVDATVEPKKMQTIVQTLIPYLNQSLRKYFNEQPAYVLSEDRSEGESMAKKYAKGIEVKPGEIIIPFVN
- the grxB gene encoding glutaredoxin 2 produces the protein MKLYIYDHCPFCVKARMIFGLKNVPVELNVLLNDDEATPTKMIGKKMAPILQKDDSRYLPESMDIVHYIDRLDGKPLLTGATNAAIGEWLRNVQAYTQNLIIPRVAKAPFDEFATPEARAYFVKKKEAMIGSFEEHLSHSPGLIKKISDDLRKLDKLIVQPNAVNGELSEDDIHLFPLLRSLSLVAGIEYPSRVRDYRDNMAKQTQINLLSSIAI